Proteins encoded together in one Vigna angularis cultivar LongXiaoDou No.4 chromosome 5, ASM1680809v1, whole genome shotgun sequence window:
- the LOC108340458 gene encoding transmembrane E3 ubiquitin-protein ligase FLY2 isoform X2 — protein sequence MVCLGFDMVEVDFQRLELERREVRILLRISCGWLVFLLFLSPVAGLRPLRDKTNSWGDEWVFTRKDESDLGPFSQWNITGTYRGTWKFLDTTNGSTRFPDIRKINGNSVIELVSVPTKITGVHYVQGVVIFHDVFDNEYNVGGAQIRVEGVYIWPYRQLRMVANSGKDGGLNPEGDYILSNPYHLLGVFSSQVFQESSRQKMWRRKHSPLHGMEKHCNVEIAAQVSRLSLSKHEGERDSFQLVGLVESPSVDDDGDCFSPLQLNATSINIEVYYNKAVNYTLMVTFISFLQVLLLIRQMEHSNTQSGAAKVSILTIGQQAIVDAYLCLIHLTAGILVESLFNAFATAAFFKFVVFSIFEMRYLLAIWKASRPLSNGEGWEAMRRELSVLYSRFYGILLGGILLMYEFHNHLRLILLLVYSFWIPQIITNVVRDSRKPLHPHYILGITITRLAIPLYIFGCPDNFLRIEPDQSWCVCLAIFVGLQAAILLLQHYFGSLWFIPRQVTPCDHFFHSGCLQRWMDIKMECPTCRRPLPPA from the exons ATGGTGTGTTTGGGGTTTGACATGGTTGAGGTTGACTTTCAAAGGTTGGAACTTGAGAGGAGGGAAGTGAGGATTTTGTTGAGAATTTCATGTGGGTGGTTggtttttttgttgtttctgAGTCCTGTGGCGGGTTTGAGACCCTTAAGGGATAAAACCAATTCCTGGGGTGATGAG TGGGTTTTTACGAGAAAAGACGAAAGTGACTTAGGTCCATTTTCACAATGGAACATAACTGGAACTTACAGAG GGACTTGGAAGTTTTTAGATACAACAAATGGTTCTACAAGATTTCCAGACATCAGAAAAATAAATGGAAATTCTGTAATTGAATTAGTTAGTGTGCCAACAAAGATAACTGGTGTACATTATGTGCAG GGGGTAGTCATATTCCATGATGTATTTGACAATGAATACAATGTTGGTGGTGCTCAAATCAGAGTAGAAGGTGTATATATATGGCCTTATAGGCAGCTTCGAATGGTAGCCAACAG TGGTAAAGATGGGGGACTAAATCCGGAGGGAGACTATATTTTATCAAATCCATATCATCTG CTTGGAGTTTTCTCATCTCAAGTATTCCAAGAATCTTCACGACAAAAGATGTGGAGAAGAAAACATT CTCCATTGCACGGAATGGAGAAACATTGCAATGTAGAAATAGCTGCACAGGTTTCACGCCTGTCATTGTCAAAACATG AAGGGGAGCGTGATTCTTTTCAGCTAGTAGGGTTAGTGGAGAGTCCGTCTGTGGACGATGATGGGGACTGCTTCTCGCCTTTACAGTTAAATGCAACTTCTATTAACATTGAAGTCTACTATAATAAAGCAGTGAACTATACCTTGATGGTTACTTTT atctcatttttgcaagtTCTTCTTTTAATTCGGCAAATGGAGCATAGCAACACCCAATCT GGGGCTGCTAAGGTTTCAATATTAACGATTGGTCAGCAAGCTATAGTAGATGCTTATCTTTGCCTTATACATTTGACTGCCGGAATACTAGTTG AATCCTTGTTTAATGCTTTTGCGACTGCTGCATTTTTCAAGTTTGTGGTGTTCTCAATATTTGAGATGAGATATCTCCTTGCCATCTGGAAAGCAAGTAGGCCTTTGAGCAACGGTGAAGGTTGGGAAGCAATGAGGCGTGAACTATCAGTTTTATACAGCCGATTCT ATGGAATCCTACTGGGAGGCATACTGCTCATGTATGAATTCCACAATCATTTGAGacttattcttcttcttgtatACTCCTTTTGGATACCTCAGATAATCACCAATGTTGTTCGTGACTCACGCAAGCCATTGCATCCTCATTATATATTAGGCATAACTATTACTCGGCTAGCAATcccattatatatttttggttgTCCTGACAACTTCTTGCGTATAGAACCAGATCAGAGCTGGTGTGTTTGTTTGGCTATATTTGTTGGACTTCAAGCTGCAATTCTCTTGCTTCAGCACTATTTTGGGTCTTTGTGGTTCATTCCTCGTCAG GTGACCCCTTGTGATCATTTCTTCCACTCTGGTTGTTTGCAAAGATGGATGGATATAAAGATGGAGTGCCCAACATGCCGACGCCCTCTTCCACCTGCCTGA
- the LOC108340458 gene encoding transmembrane E3 ubiquitin-protein ligase FLY2 isoform X1, with protein MVCLGFDMVEVDFQRLELERREVRILLRISCGWLVFLLFLSPVAGLRPLRDKTNSWGDEWVFTRKDESDLGPFSQWNITGTYRGTWKFLDTTNGSTRFPDIRKINGNSVIELVSVPTKITGVHYVQGVVIFHDVFDNEYNVGGAQIRVEGVYIWPYRQLRMVANSGKDGGLNPEGDYILSNPYHLLGVFSSQVFQESSRQKMWRRKHSPLHGMEKHCNVEIAAQVSRLSLSKHEGERDSFQLVGLVESPSVDDDGDCFSPLQLNATSINIEVYYNKAVNYTLMVTFISFLQVLLLIRQMEHSNTQSGAAKVSILTIGQQAIVDAYLCLIHLTAGILVESLFNAFATAAFFKFVVFSIFEMRYLLAIWKASRPLSNGEGWEAMRRELSVLYSRFYGILLGGILLMYEFHNHLRLILLLVYSFWIPQIITNVVRDSRKPLHPHYILGITITRLAIPLYIFGCPDNFLRIEPDQSWCVCLAIFVGLQAAILLLQHYFGSLWFIPRQFLPEKYCYYRRFTHDTNHSTDCVICMTAIDLSPRSNDCMVTPCDHFFHSGCLQRWMDIKMECPTCRRPLPPA; from the exons ATGGTGTGTTTGGGGTTTGACATGGTTGAGGTTGACTTTCAAAGGTTGGAACTTGAGAGGAGGGAAGTGAGGATTTTGTTGAGAATTTCATGTGGGTGGTTggtttttttgttgtttctgAGTCCTGTGGCGGGTTTGAGACCCTTAAGGGATAAAACCAATTCCTGGGGTGATGAG TGGGTTTTTACGAGAAAAGACGAAAGTGACTTAGGTCCATTTTCACAATGGAACATAACTGGAACTTACAGAG GGACTTGGAAGTTTTTAGATACAACAAATGGTTCTACAAGATTTCCAGACATCAGAAAAATAAATGGAAATTCTGTAATTGAATTAGTTAGTGTGCCAACAAAGATAACTGGTGTACATTATGTGCAG GGGGTAGTCATATTCCATGATGTATTTGACAATGAATACAATGTTGGTGGTGCTCAAATCAGAGTAGAAGGTGTATATATATGGCCTTATAGGCAGCTTCGAATGGTAGCCAACAG TGGTAAAGATGGGGGACTAAATCCGGAGGGAGACTATATTTTATCAAATCCATATCATCTG CTTGGAGTTTTCTCATCTCAAGTATTCCAAGAATCTTCACGACAAAAGATGTGGAGAAGAAAACATT CTCCATTGCACGGAATGGAGAAACATTGCAATGTAGAAATAGCTGCACAGGTTTCACGCCTGTCATTGTCAAAACATG AAGGGGAGCGTGATTCTTTTCAGCTAGTAGGGTTAGTGGAGAGTCCGTCTGTGGACGATGATGGGGACTGCTTCTCGCCTTTACAGTTAAATGCAACTTCTATTAACATTGAAGTCTACTATAATAAAGCAGTGAACTATACCTTGATGGTTACTTTT atctcatttttgcaagtTCTTCTTTTAATTCGGCAAATGGAGCATAGCAACACCCAATCT GGGGCTGCTAAGGTTTCAATATTAACGATTGGTCAGCAAGCTATAGTAGATGCTTATCTTTGCCTTATACATTTGACTGCCGGAATACTAGTTG AATCCTTGTTTAATGCTTTTGCGACTGCTGCATTTTTCAAGTTTGTGGTGTTCTCAATATTTGAGATGAGATATCTCCTTGCCATCTGGAAAGCAAGTAGGCCTTTGAGCAACGGTGAAGGTTGGGAAGCAATGAGGCGTGAACTATCAGTTTTATACAGCCGATTCT ATGGAATCCTACTGGGAGGCATACTGCTCATGTATGAATTCCACAATCATTTGAGacttattcttcttcttgtatACTCCTTTTGGATACCTCAGATAATCACCAATGTTGTTCGTGACTCACGCAAGCCATTGCATCCTCATTATATATTAGGCATAACTATTACTCGGCTAGCAATcccattatatatttttggttgTCCTGACAACTTCTTGCGTATAGAACCAGATCAGAGCTGGTGTGTTTGTTTGGCTATATTTGTTGGACTTCAAGCTGCAATTCTCTTGCTTCAGCACTATTTTGGGTCTTTGTGGTTCATTCCTCGTCAG TTTCTACCTGAAAAATACTGCTATTATAGGAGGTTTACTCATGATACAAATCACTCCACAGACTGTGTTATATGCATGACAGCCATTGATCTTTCTCCACGATCAAATGATTGCATG GTGACCCCTTGTGATCATTTCTTCCACTCTGGTTGTTTGCAAAGATGGATGGATATAAAGATGGAGTGCCCAACATGCCGACGCCCTCTTCCACCTGCCTGA